The following are encoded in a window of Bacillus sp. SORGH_AS_0510 genomic DNA:
- a CDS encoding proline dehydrogenase family protein, with translation MLKDIFMSLSQNQFLNSAAKKYGLKMGAQSVVAGTNIEEVIRSIKELNSHGISCTVDNLGEFVFKEEEANAAKEQILNVIEAINEHKVDAHISLKPTQLGLDIEYSFCLNNLREIVDRANRYGIFVNIDMEDYSHLNPTFDLLDDLSLEYDNVGTVIQAYFHNAQEYLEKYKNYRIRIVKGAYKESPEIAFQDKKDIDSNFIKISEWHLLNGKFTSIATHDHRIINYLKDFVKKNNIPKEKYEFQMLYGFRKELQLKLASEGYNFCTYVPFGNDWYGYFMRRLAERPQNLNLVAKQVFNKKTNTIIGVAASAFLLGRMTNKQAKKNRK, from the coding sequence ATGTTGAAAGATATTTTTATGAGTTTATCTCAAAACCAATTTCTTAATAGTGCTGCTAAAAAATATGGATTAAAAATGGGAGCACAAAGTGTCGTTGCAGGAACGAACATAGAAGAAGTAATTAGAAGTATTAAAGAGCTGAACTCACACGGAATTTCTTGTACAGTTGATAATTTAGGAGAGTTTGTATTTAAAGAAGAAGAAGCAAATGCTGCAAAAGAACAAATTCTGAATGTAATTGAAGCTATTAATGAACATAAAGTGGATGCGCATATCTCTTTAAAACCTACCCAGTTGGGCTTAGATATTGAGTATTCTTTCTGTCTAAATAATTTGAGAGAAATTGTTGATAGAGCAAATCGATATGGGATCTTTGTAAATATAGATATGGAGGATTATAGCCATTTAAATCCTACCTTTGATTTATTAGACGACCTTTCACTCGAGTACGATAATGTAGGGACTGTCATCCAGGCATATTTTCACAATGCGCAGGAATACCTTGAAAAATATAAAAATTATCGTATCCGTATTGTAAAGGGTGCTTATAAAGAATCACCAGAGATTGCATTCCAGGATAAAAAGGATATCGATTCCAATTTTATTAAGATTTCAGAATGGCATTTATTAAATGGTAAATTTACTTCTATTGCAACACATGACCATAGAATCATTAATTACCTAAAAGATTTTGTTAAAAAGAATAATATTCCAAAAGAGAAATATGAGTTCCAAATGCTTTATGGTTTTAGAAAAGAACTGCAATTAAAGCTTGCAAGTGAAGGCTATAATTTCTGTACGTATGTTCCTTTTGGGAATGACTGGTACGGTTACTTTATGAGACGTCTTGCGGAACGTCCACAAAACCTAAACCTTGTTGCAAAACAAGTATTTAACAAAAAAACGAATACTATTATTGGTGTTGCAGCAAGTGCATTCTTATTAGGAAGAATGACAAATAAGCAAGCAAAGAAAAATCGAAAATAA
- a CDS encoding 5'-nucleotidase C-terminal domain-containing protein, producing the protein MKWFFRVLLYTAIFGLLGWREQDHTLARVVEVQNNQRSNLTQNHSIHVARNSRTAILQISGLTYTWDSNKPVGNRIVRIKLPDGTELDPAKSYTVTANIFLSGGGDGFTVFTNAQNKEVGPVDLDALVNYITAQPKAFSYPLQNRIQKVQ; encoded by the coding sequence ATGAAGTGGTTTTTTAGGGTACTTTTGTATACAGCAATTTTTGGATTGTTGGGATGGAGAGAACAAGATCATACATTAGCACGTGTAGTGGAGGTGCAGAATAATCAACGTTCTAATTTGACTCAAAATCATTCCATTCATGTAGCAAGGAATTCAAGAACCGCAATATTGCAAATATCGGGGTTAACGTATACTTGGGACTCTAATAAGCCTGTAGGAAACAGAATCGTTAGAATAAAGCTTCCAGATGGGACAGAACTTGATCCGGCTAAGTCGTATACAGTAACAGCCAACATCTTTTTATCAGGTGGTGGTGACGGTTTTACTGTTTTTACAAATGCACAAAATAAAGAAGTTGGTCCTGTTGATCTAGATGCACTGGTTAATTACATTACTGCACAGCCTAAAGCCTTCTCCTATCCACTACAAAACAGGATTCAGAAGGTACAATAA
- a CDS encoding alpha/beta fold hydrolase: MVLFFGKREFAIEPSGIDSIEKIKLGGVDQTVLIQADNLTNPVLLFVHGGPCMPVPGIVSRGKDYAVSTMTKELVKHFVVVFYDQRGAGKSFDRKTPVESMRVEQFINDCNELVDILRSRFKQDKLFLAAHSWGTIIGLNMASRYPEKLYGYMGISQILNWSNNDQLCYDWVTKKAKQANDQKTLKKLKELGQPPYLNVRQWTAFRRPLIKYNSMVYQSETVKHPGMVGGFKQFLTSPEYSLLDIFHSFYSAYNLTYTQDLIEDFANIKLDQLKRIDTRISFLHGAKDVHVDGRPLEEFYKNLEAPLGKDMVWYENSSHMFHPDDARMIEQYLIDFAHT, from the coding sequence ATGGTTTTATTTTTTGGGAAAAGGGAGTTTGCTATTGAACCATCCGGGATTGATTCTATTGAGAAGATAAAATTGGGTGGAGTGGACCAAACTGTATTAATTCAAGCTGATAATTTGACAAATCCAGTTTTGCTGTTTGTTCATGGTGGACCTTGTATGCCTGTACCAGGCATAGTATCTCGGGGGAAAGACTATGCGGTTTCAACTATGACCAAAGAGCTGGTGAAACATTTTGTCGTTGTGTTTTATGACCAACGTGGAGCAGGCAAATCCTTCGATAGGAAGACACCTGTAGAATCAATGAGAGTAGAGCAATTTATTAATGACTGTAATGAACTAGTCGATATCCTTAGGAGCCGTTTTAAACAGGATAAGTTATTTTTAGCTGCCCATTCATGGGGGACAATTATTGGGTTAAATATGGCCTCGAGGTATCCAGAAAAGCTTTATGGCTATATGGGGATTTCACAAATATTAAATTGGTCAAATAATGATCAACTCTGTTATGACTGGGTTACAAAAAAAGCCAAACAAGCCAATGATCAAAAAACACTAAAGAAGTTAAAGGAATTAGGTCAACCGCCCTACCTGAATGTAAGACAATGGACAGCATTCCGTCGTCCCTTAATTAAATATAATTCTATGGTCTATCAAAGTGAAACGGTTAAACATCCTGGTATGGTTGGAGGATTCAAACAATTTTTGACTAGCCCAGAATATTCATTATTAGATATCTTTCATTCTTTTTATAGTGCCTATAATCTTACATACACCCAAGATTTGATCGAAGATTTTGCAAATATTAAGTTAGACCAATTAAAAAGAATAGATACCCGAATCTCTTTTTTACATGGTGCCAAGGATGTTCATGTAGACGGGCGGCCGTTAGAAGAATTTTATAAAAACCTTGAGGCACCACTTGGAAAAGATATGGTTTGGTATGAAAATTCATCGCATATGTTTCACCCTGATGATGCGAGAATGATAGAACAATATTTAATTGATTTTGCTCATACCTAA
- a CDS encoding ribonucleoside-diphosphate reductase subunit alpha translates to MNTKVQTELDLVLEAIKQAEQKFQIDASGLKKQLSQLEGTATDINDQALLYAVNQIAIDQPDWTFVAANFYLSELYRDAAKNRGYDHTQKYGNFYELIHILTDLGIYSNDLLALYSKDEIHNLAKVIRPEKDHLFNYIGLFLLSDRYLARDYERNIYELPQERFMIIAMTLMKYEKKTIRLQLVKEAYWALSNLYMTVATPTLANAGKSFGQLSSCFIDTVDDSLDSIYLNNWDIARLSKDGGGIGIYYGKVRALGSDIKKFKGNSSGVVPWIKLVNDTAVSVDQLGQRQGAIAVYLDIFHKDLMNGFLDLKTNNGDERRKAHDIFTGVTIPDLFMQRLEEKDDSGRSIGEWHTFCPHQVKQIMGWKDEKGNLLGLEDFYDERDQKFFTEKYEEAVKNPLLPRKTYRAMDIMARIMVSQLETGTPYMFYRDEVNRQNPNKHISGQGRTSIYCSNLCTEIAQNTSPTTILKEYQDEDGNIIIVRRPGDFVVCNLSSINLAKAIPANVLERLIRIQVRMLDNVIDLNTISVGQALLTNKKFRAVGLGTFGWHHLLALKGIHWESDTAVQFADELYENIAFYTIQSSMELAAEKGAYSQFRGSEWQTGDYFLRKNYHSERWKELKKQVAIHGIRNGWLMAIAPNSSTAKIGGSTDGIDPIYSVEYAEEKKNFKFKVTAPDLNHITYNYYRRARHEIDQIWSIKQNAARGRHIDQAISFNLYVRHDIKAKELLNLHLEAWKHGLKTTYYVRSTTQTEIEECEACHS, encoded by the coding sequence ATGAACACTAAAGTACAAACAGAACTTGATTTAGTTTTAGAAGCTATTAAACAGGCTGAACAGAAATTTCAAATCGATGCTTCTGGTCTAAAAAAGCAATTAAGTCAGTTGGAAGGAACAGCCACTGATATTAATGACCAAGCATTATTATATGCTGTTAACCAAATAGCAATAGACCAACCAGATTGGACTTTTGTTGCTGCAAATTTTTATTTAAGTGAACTATATAGAGATGCAGCAAAAAATAGGGGGTACGATCATACACAAAAATATGGTAATTTTTATGAATTAATACACATTCTAACGGATCTAGGAATCTATTCGAATGACTTATTAGCCTTGTATAGTAAAGATGAAATACATAATTTAGCCAAAGTGATCAGACCTGAAAAAGACCACTTGTTTAATTACATAGGATTATTCTTATTATCAGATCGTTACCTCGCACGTGATTATGAACGAAATATCTATGAATTGCCTCAAGAACGGTTCATGATTATTGCTATGACACTTATGAAGTACGAAAAAAAGACTATTCGCTTACAACTAGTGAAAGAAGCATATTGGGCTTTAAGTAACTTATATATGACAGTTGCTACACCGACATTAGCAAATGCAGGAAAAAGTTTTGGCCAGCTATCCTCATGTTTTATTGATACTGTCGATGATTCCCTAGATAGTATTTATTTAAATAATTGGGATATTGCCAGGTTAAGTAAAGATGGAGGGGGAATCGGGATCTATTATGGTAAAGTTCGTGCATTAGGATCCGATATTAAGAAATTTAAAGGAAACTCTTCAGGTGTAGTACCATGGATAAAATTAGTAAATGATACAGCTGTTAGTGTAGACCAGTTGGGTCAGCGACAAGGAGCCATCGCAGTATATTTAGATATTTTTCATAAAGATTTGATGAATGGGTTCCTTGACCTAAAAACAAATAATGGAGATGAGCGCCGGAAAGCTCATGATATTTTTACAGGCGTTACCATTCCAGATTTATTTATGCAAAGACTTGAAGAAAAAGATGATAGTGGTAGAAGTATAGGAGAATGGCATACATTTTGTCCGCATCAGGTTAAACAAATCATGGGCTGGAAGGATGAAAAAGGTAATCTGCTCGGACTAGAAGATTTTTATGATGAAAGAGATCAGAAATTCTTTACTGAGAAATATGAAGAGGCTGTAAAAAATCCACTTCTTCCCCGTAAGACTTATCGAGCCATGGATATAATGGCACGAATTATGGTATCACAACTAGAAACAGGAACACCCTACATGTTTTATCGGGACGAAGTGAATAGACAAAATCCGAATAAACACATTTCTGGGCAGGGCCGTACATCCATTTATTGCAGTAACTTATGTACAGAAATTGCGCAGAATACGTCACCAACCACGATCTTAAAAGAATATCAGGACGAAGATGGAAATATCATAATTGTTCGTAGACCAGGTGATTTTGTAGTTTGTAACTTGTCTTCTATTAATCTTGCAAAAGCAATACCAGCGAACGTTCTAGAAAGATTAATACGTATTCAGGTTAGAATGTTGGACAATGTCATTGATTTAAATACAATTTCAGTGGGACAGGCACTTCTTACGAATAAAAAGTTTCGAGCCGTGGGTCTTGGCACATTTGGTTGGCATCATCTCCTTGCACTTAAGGGGATCCACTGGGAATCGGATACAGCCGTTCAATTTGCAGATGAATTATATGAAAATATTGCTTTTTACACTATTCAATCATCCATGGAATTAGCTGCTGAGAAAGGAGCATATAGTCAGTTTAGAGGTTCAGAGTGGCAGACCGGAGACTACTTTTTACGGAAAAATTACCATTCTGAGAGATGGAAGGAATTAAAGAAACAGGTAGCCATTCACGGAATTCGAAATGGATGGCTTATGGCTATAGCTCCCAACTCCTCAACGGCAAAAATCGGAGGGTCAACTGATGGAATAGATCCGATTTATTCTGTCGAATATGCTGAAGAAAAGAAAAATTTTAAATTTAAAGTGACAGCACCAGATTTAAATCACATTACCTACAACTATTACCGTCGAGCAAGACATGAAATTGATCAGATATGGAGCATTAAACAAAATGCGGCACGAGGGCGCCACATTGACCAGGCAATTAGTTTCAATCTTTATGTTCGCCATGATATTAAAGCAAAAGAATTGTTAAATCTTCATTTAGAGGCTTGGAAGCATGGACTAAAGACGACCTATTACGTAAGGAGTACCACCCAAACCGAAATAGAAGAATGCGAGGCTTGTCACAGTTAA
- a CDS encoding VanW family protein, which yields MSKRKWAISILVMSSLIGLTGCMDETTKEVSSDKKVSQPQKTPAKQPKEEPQKEEEPKQIVVNIIDPNTKIIIKTFIPETMGFATDKETFKKEIEKWAKELARGTESSTGYDQRMVLDKIDTNGQIIKGKPRVILEESELVEKVMAASLVGGDIELPLYVTESGYKPEDIAHLSEVVVGTFTTRFNSGVIGRSKNIELSAIAINNIIVGSGDIFSFNSTVGPSDTAHGYQKAKEIVNKKMVDGIGGGICQTSSTLFNAVDFLAVNYVEKHHHSLSVGYVPAGRDATVSYGGPDFQFKNTTGYPFLIKAIYGKGTLTVEVRTSATYQNLIAKK from the coding sequence ATGAGCAAAAGGAAGTGGGCTATTTCTATTTTAGTTATGAGTAGCTTAATAGGATTAACGGGATGTATGGATGAAACCACAAAAGAGGTGTCCTCAGATAAAAAAGTTTCGCAACCTCAAAAAACACCTGCGAAACAACCAAAAGAAGAGCCACAGAAGGAAGAGGAACCTAAGCAAATTGTTGTAAATATCATTGACCCGAATACAAAAATAATAATTAAGACCTTTATACCAGAAACCATGGGATTTGCAACAGACAAAGAAACCTTTAAGAAAGAAATTGAAAAATGGGCAAAAGAATTGGCCAGAGGAACCGAATCATCAACTGGGTACGACCAACGAATGGTTCTCGATAAGATTGATACCAATGGGCAAATTATAAAAGGAAAACCTAGAGTGATCCTAGAGGAGTCTGAATTAGTCGAGAAGGTAATGGCCGCATCTCTCGTTGGCGGAGATATTGAATTACCCTTGTACGTTACAGAAAGCGGATATAAGCCTGAGGATATTGCTCACTTAAGTGAAGTAGTAGTAGGAACTTTTACAACCAGATTTAATAGCGGTGTTATAGGGCGATCAAAAAATATCGAGCTATCTGCGATTGCCATCAATAATATCATTGTGGGGTCAGGTGACATCTTTTCCTTTAATTCTACAGTGGGGCCAAGTGACACAGCACACGGTTATCAAAAGGCAAAGGAAATTGTGAACAAAAAAATGGTAGATGGAATTGGCGGTGGCATTTGTCAGACGTCCTCAACATTATTTAACGCTGTGGATTTTTTAGCAGTTAACTATGTAGAAAAGCATCACCATTCATTATCCGTTGGTTATGTGCCAGCAGGTCGAGATGCAACAGTGTCATATGGAGGGCCGGATTTTCAATTTAAAAACACAACTGGATACCCCTTTTTGATAAAAGCCATTTATGGTAAGGGTACATTAACTGTGGAAGTTAGGACGTCAGCCACTTATCAAAATCTAATTGCTAAGAAATAA
- a CDS encoding lactate 2-monooxygenase, which produces MGFGNKVQFNVYQKIENNIIPVSYEELEAKAKEQLEAKPYYYVAASAGAEVTARNNNKSFEKWNIVPRMLCDTSSRDLSIELFGKKFQYPLLLAPIGVQSIVHPEGELATARAAADIGVPLVASTASTYSLEKISEEMGEGDRWFQLYWSSDREIAASMVKRAEAAGYSAIVITLDTPMMAWREKDIEHAYLPFLEAEGIGNYLEDPVFCSRLEKSPKEDLRSAIMLWAQVFGNPSLTWNDIEYIKGQTTLPILLKGILHPEDAKLAVMHGVDGIIVSNHGGRQVDGAIPAIEALPEIIDKVGDEIPVLMDSGIRRGSDIVKAIALGARAVMVGRPYMYGLALAGEEGVKQVLRNLIADFDLTLALSGKRYVSELNRDLLKRLC; this is translated from the coding sequence ATGGGTTTCGGCAATAAAGTCCAATTTAATGTTTATCAAAAAATAGAGAATAACATTATACCAGTTTCATATGAAGAGTTAGAAGCAAAAGCTAAGGAGCAATTAGAAGCCAAACCTTATTACTATGTGGCGGCGTCTGCTGGTGCAGAAGTTACAGCGAGGAACAATAATAAATCATTTGAAAAATGGAATATAGTACCACGTATGTTGTGTGATACCTCATCGAGAGATTTAAGCATTGAATTGTTTGGAAAAAAATTTCAATATCCCTTATTACTTGCACCAATTGGAGTTCAATCTATCGTCCATCCAGAAGGCGAACTAGCAACTGCACGTGCTGCAGCTGATATAGGTGTTCCACTCGTTGCGAGTACAGCATCTACATATAGTTTGGAAAAAATATCTGAGGAAATGGGAGAAGGAGATAGGTGGTTTCAGTTATATTGGAGTAGTGACAGGGAAATAGCTGCAAGTATGGTAAAAAGAGCTGAAGCTGCAGGGTATAGTGCTATTGTCATTACACTTGATACTCCCATGATGGCATGGCGCGAAAAAGATATTGAACATGCGTATTTACCGTTCCTAGAAGCAGAAGGAATTGGTAATTATTTAGAAGATCCTGTTTTTTGTTCACGGTTAGAGAAGTCTCCAAAAGAGGATTTGAGGTCAGCCATTATGCTATGGGCTCAAGTATTCGGAAATCCTTCATTAACCTGGAATGACATAGAATATATAAAAGGACAAACTACTCTACCTATCTTATTAAAAGGGATTTTACATCCTGAGGATGCCAAGCTAGCAGTAATGCATGGTGTAGATGGAATTATTGTCAGCAATCACGGGGGAAGACAAGTGGATGGAGCCATCCCGGCAATTGAAGCTTTGCCAGAAATCATAGATAAAGTTGGAGACGAAATCCCTGTATTAATGGACAGTGGAATTAGACGTGGTTCTGATATAGTTAAAGCTATTGCACTAGGAGCAAGGGCTGTTATGGTTGGTCGTCCTTATATGTATGGATTAGCCTTGGCTGGAGAAGAAGGAGTTAAACAGGTACTTAGAAACCTTATTGCAGATTTTGACTTAACACTTGCTTTATCAGGGAAACGTTATGTAAGTGAGCTAAATCGGGACTTATTAAAAAGGCTGTGTTAA
- a CDS encoding flavodoxin domain-containing protein, producing MKIAIVYTSNTGNTEELVNLIQQLFIQKKVDVSLFRISQFSIHNLNDYDAVIVGTYTWGDGNIPQEMMAIYHGFESLDLKNLITAVVGTGDSGYPKFCGAVDDFKDMLYVQTKLVATLKIEITPQQKDLNRCIQLVNIVLERCIQGSNC from the coding sequence ATGAAAATTGCGATCGTGTATACATCTAATACAGGGAACACGGAAGAATTAGTTAATTTGATTCAGCAGTTATTTATTCAAAAAAAGGTCGATGTTTCTCTATTTAGAATCTCTCAATTTTCCATTCATAATTTGAATGACTATGATGCTGTTATTGTTGGTACATATACTTGGGGGGATGGTAATATCCCCCAAGAAATGATGGCCATCTATCATGGGTTTGAAAGTTTAGATCTGAAAAATTTAATCACGGCAGTTGTTGGCACTGGCGATAGTGGTTATCCAAAGTTTTGCGGGGCTGTAGATGATTTTAAGGATATGCTCTATGTACAAACGAAATTAGTTGCTACTTTAAAAATTGAGATAACACCCCAACAGAAAGACTTGAACCGTTGCATCCAACTTGTAAACATCGTATTGGAAAGGTGTATACAGGGTTCAAATTGCTGA
- a CDS encoding ribonucleotide-diphosphate reductase subunit beta codes for MDIHSSLLKIKLLNPEFPNKSTGIINGQSSGLLNWNDIAYPQMYELYQTLLANFWKAQEINMQDDIKQWDLLSEIEKRVFLRINTQLASLDSIQTPTMFQVMDYVSDSSFKAIFAVIAQQEAVHNESYSYILSSLIPLSEQNQWFNQAKEDPIVKKRNQLIVDAYECFRANPTPQNLFQLAVNSINLEGIYFYAGFAFFYHLARQQKMLKTSTMISYIQRDEMQHAYFMSLFLRILLTENPQLNTASNIEYIYESIGQAVALEKEWAHVILRNINGIDLKEYEDYTEYLANKRLRQLGLENLYEERTNPMPWIHVFSDEMINGTKSDFFEQKSRTYTKVTQTNGFDEL; via the coding sequence ATGGATATTCATTCATCTTTATTAAAAATAAAACTATTAAATCCTGAGTTTCCAAATAAATCAACAGGAATAATAAATGGCCAGTCCTCTGGGTTGCTTAATTGGAATGATATCGCCTACCCGCAAATGTATGAATTATATCAAACCTTATTGGCTAATTTTTGGAAGGCGCAAGAAATTAATATGCAAGATGATATTAAGCAATGGGACTTATTAAGTGAAATTGAGAAGAGGGTTTTTCTACGGATTAATACACAACTTGCCTCTTTAGACAGTATACAAACACCAACAATGTTTCAGGTAATGGACTATGTGTCTGATTCTAGTTTTAAGGCAATATTTGCAGTCATTGCCCAACAAGAGGCTGTTCACAATGAATCCTATTCATATATATTAAGTTCACTTATCCCTCTAAGTGAGCAAAATCAGTGGTTTAATCAAGCAAAAGAGGATCCTATTGTTAAAAAGCGTAACCAATTAATAGTAGATGCCTATGAATGTTTTCGGGCTAATCCTACACCACAGAATTTATTTCAGCTCGCTGTGAATTCCATTAATCTAGAGGGAATTTACTTTTATGCAGGGTTTGCCTTTTTCTATCACCTAGCCCGTCAGCAAAAAATGCTAAAGACAAGTACCATGATTAGCTATATTCAACGTGACGAAATGCAGCATGCATACTTTATGTCTCTCTTTTTACGTATTCTTTTAACTGAAAATCCTCAATTAAACACAGCATCAAATATTGAATATATTTACGAATCAATTGGACAGGCAGTTGCACTAGAGAAGGAATGGGCACATGTCATTTTGCGCAATATTAATGGAATTGATTTAAAAGAATACGAGGATTACACAGAATATCTTGCCAATAAACGGTTACGACAGTTAGGTTTGGAGAATCTGTACGAGGAGAGAACGAATCCCATGCCATGGATTCATGTGTTTAGTGATGAAATGATCAATGGAACAAAGTCTGATTTTTTTGAACAGAAGTCGAGGACATATACAAAGGTCACGCAAACAAATGGTTTTGATGAATTATGA
- a CDS encoding PaaI family thioesterase, with amino-acid sequence MVENKIVAIQDEYPDDFAWCYGCGRLNEDGHHFRTCWQGEHTVTLFNPESQHLALPGFVYGGIVASLIDCHGTGSASLALHRKNGHEPGDGEEPPRFVTASLNVNFLKPTPHGVPLKAVGRVHEIHPKKFKVEAEVYANDLLCARGEVVAVVMPSTFLQKA; translated from the coding sequence GTGGTAGAAAATAAAATAGTAGCTATTCAGGATGAGTATCCAGATGATTTCGCCTGGTGTTATGGCTGTGGCAGATTAAATGAAGATGGACATCATTTTCGTACTTGTTGGCAAGGGGAGCACACGGTGACACTCTTTAACCCCGAGTCACAACATTTAGCGCTTCCTGGATTCGTATATGGCGGTATAGTTGCTTCGTTAATTGATTGTCATGGAACAGGGTCAGCATCATTGGCACTTCACCGAAAAAACGGCCACGAACCGGGTGATGGGGAAGAACCTCCACGCTTTGTGACTGCCTCCCTAAATGTGAACTTTCTCAAGCCTACTCCTCATGGTGTGCCTCTAAAGGCGGTAGGAAGGGTGCATGAAATTCACCCGAAAAAATTTAAAGTTGAAGCAGAAGTATATGCAAATGACTTACTTTGTGCTCGTGGTGAGGTTGTAGCGGTAGTAATGCCGAGTACTTTTTTACAAAAAGCATAA
- the pepF gene encoding oligoendopeptidase F, producing MEKTVKKRLARSEVPEELTWNLDDLFLSEQAWEAELVAIDQEINKFEQYKGTIHTGAKALLDCLSAQEQLSMKIIKAWTFANLKQSADGTDPINQANSAKFSALRTKSIAALSFINSEILSLEEGVIEKYLQEESELEAFRKSLMELLETKKHRLSPETEEALAALGELQGSPYQIYQMAKLADMDFSPIQDENGLELPVSFALFESRYEFSSNTEVRRKAYYSFVETLKKYKNTMAATFATEVKKQITLARMRKFQSVTHMLLEPQQVTLEMYNNQIDVIYKELAPHMRRFAQLKKKVLGLDKMLFCDLKAPLDPDFDPKTTYEEASQLIMDSLKVMGPEYSEIMERGFKERWVDLADNVGKSTGAFCSSPYGAHPYILITWQDNMRGCFTLTHEFGHAGHFFLANKNQRIMNVRPSMYFIEAPSTMNEMLLGNHLLSNYKDNKMRRWVILQLLGTYYHNFVTHLLEAEYQRRVYSLAEDGKALTAKILTDITQSVLSEFWGDTVVIDEGASLTWMRQPHYYMGLYPYTYSAGLTASTAIAQMILEEGQPAVDRWLEVLRAGGTMKPLDLLKHAGIDMSTPEPIKKAVAYVGSLIDELEESYQ from the coding sequence ATGGAAAAAACAGTTAAAAAACGTTTAGCCCGATCAGAAGTACCTGAAGAATTGACTTGGAACCTAGATGACTTATTCCTGTCAGAGCAGGCTTGGGAAGCAGAATTAGTTGCTATTGACCAGGAAATCAACAAGTTTGAACAATATAAAGGAACAATACATACAGGGGCAAAAGCATTATTAGACTGCTTATCTGCACAGGAACAACTGTCCATGAAAATCATAAAAGCTTGGACATTTGCAAATCTTAAACAATCCGCAGATGGAACTGATCCAATCAATCAGGCAAATTCAGCGAAATTTTCCGCATTACGTACGAAAAGTATCGCTGCACTATCGTTCATAAATTCCGAAATTCTTTCACTCGAAGAAGGTGTTATTGAAAAGTACCTTCAAGAAGAGTCAGAACTTGAGGCTTTCAGAAAGAGCTTAATGGAACTTCTTGAAACAAAAAAACATAGACTTTCACCTGAAACTGAAGAGGCGCTTGCAGCACTGGGTGAGCTCCAAGGATCTCCTTATCAAATCTATCAAATGGCGAAGTTGGCGGATATGGATTTTTCTCCAATACAAGATGAGAATGGACTTGAATTACCCGTATCATTTGCCTTATTTGAGAGCCGCTACGAATTTTCATCGAATACAGAAGTTCGTAGAAAGGCGTATTACTCTTTTGTGGAAACTCTTAAGAAATATAAAAATACGATGGCGGCAACCTTTGCTACAGAGGTGAAGAAACAGATCACCCTTGCTCGCATGCGAAAATTCCAATCCGTTACACATATGTTACTGGAGCCACAGCAGGTTACTTTGGAAATGTATAATAACCAAATTGATGTAATTTATAAAGAACTAGCCCCACATATGAGGCGTTTTGCCCAATTAAAAAAGAAAGTTCTTGGTCTAGATAAAATGCTTTTTTGTGACTTGAAAGCACCACTTGACCCGGATTTTGATCCAAAAACCACTTATGAGGAAGCGAGCCAACTCATAATGGATTCATTAAAAGTGATGGGCCCTGAGTATTCTGAAATTATGGAAAGAGGTTTTAAGGAAAGATGGGTTGACTTAGCAGATAATGTTGGAAAGTCCACAGGAGCTTTCTGCTCCAGTCCTTATGGAGCTCACCCCTATATCCTTATTACTTGGCAAGATAATATGCGAGGCTGTTTCACCTTAACACATGAATTCGGTCATGCGGGACATTTCTTTTTAGCCAATAAAAATCAGAGGATCATGAATGTCCGTCCTTCTATGTACTTTATAGAAGCCCCATCAACGATGAATGAAATGTTATTAGGTAACCATTTACTAAGTAATTATAAAGATAACAAAATGCGTCGTTGGGTAATACTGCAGCTCCTAGGAACCTACTATCACAATTTTGTCACTCATTTACTAGAGGCTGAATATCAACGTAGAGTCTACTCACTCGCAGAAGATGGCAAAGCACTAACGGCCAAAATATTAACAGATATAACCCAATCAGTTCTTTCTGAGTTTTGGGGAGATACAGTCGTAATTGATGAAGGGGCAAGTTTGACCTGGATGCGCCAGCCGCATTATTACATGGGTCTTTATCCGTATACGTATTCTGCAGGGTTAACGGCATCAACAGCTATTGCGCAGATGATCCTTGAAGAAGGTCAGCCAGCGGTGGATCGATGGCTGGAGGTATTACGTGCAGGTGGTACAATGAAACCGCTTGACTTATTAAAACACGCGGGCATTGATATGTCTACGCCAGAGCCTATAAAGAAAGCAGTGGCCTATGTTGGGTCCTTAATTGATGAATTAGAAGAATCCTATCAGTAA